A window of Formosa sp. Hel1_31_208 contains these coding sequences:
- the queG gene encoding tRNA epoxyqueuosine(34) reductase QueG, with amino-acid sequence MRVNKAKHSDIIKAEAKRLGFLSCGISKAEFLEEEAPRLEKWLKNNAHGEMRYMENHFDKRLDPTILVEGSKSVVSLLLNYYPAEIQNTESYKLSKYAYGTDYHFVIKDKLKQLLQFIKDEIGDVHGRAFVDSAPVLDKAWAAKSGLGWIGKHSNLLTQQIGSFYFIAELIIDLELEYDHATTDHCGTCTACIDACPTQAITEPYVVDGSKCISYFTIELKENLPSEFKGQFDDWMFGCDVCQDVCPWNRFSKAHNEPLFNPHSEVLSMTKKDWEEITKDTFNKVFKNSAVKRTKFEGLTRNIKFLK; translated from the coding sequence TTGAGGGTGAACAAAGCCAAACATTCAGATATCATTAAAGCCGAAGCCAAACGCCTCGGTTTTTTGTCTTGTGGTATTAGTAAGGCCGAATTTTTGGAAGAAGAAGCACCGCGATTAGAGAAGTGGCTTAAGAATAATGCGCATGGCGAAATGCGATATATGGAGAACCATTTTGATAAGCGCCTTGACCCAACAATACTTGTAGAAGGTTCTAAAAGTGTCGTCTCTTTATTGCTCAATTATTATCCCGCTGAAATTCAAAACACTGAAAGTTATAAACTGTCAAAATATGCTTATGGAACCGATTACCATTTTGTAATTAAGGACAAACTGAAACAGTTATTACAGTTTATAAAGGATGAAATTGGAGACGTCCACGGCCGCGCGTTTGTAGATTCGGCGCCTGTATTAGATAAAGCTTGGGCGGCAAAGTCTGGATTAGGATGGATTGGTAAACACAGCAACCTATTGACCCAACAAATAGGATCCTTTTATTTTATTGCAGAACTTATTATCGATTTAGAGCTAGAATATGATCATGCAACAACCGATCATTGTGGTACTTGTACGGCCTGTATTGACGCTTGTCCAACACAAGCCATAACAGAACCCTATGTGGTTGATGGAAGCAAATGCATTTCGTACTTCACTATCGAATTAAAAGAGAATCTCCCTTCAGAGTTTAAAGGGCAGTTTGACGATTGGATGTTTGGTTGTGATGTGTGTCAGGATGTTTGTCCGTGGAATCGCTTTTCAAAAGCACATAACGAACCGTTGTTTAATCCGCACTCCGAAGTATTGTCAATGACCAAAAAAGATTGGGAAGAAATCACCAAAGACACGTTCAATAAGGTGTTTAAAAATAGCGCTGTAAAACGCACTAAGTTTGAAGGGTTGACCCGTAATATAAAGTTTTTAAAATAA
- a CDS encoding NADP-dependent malic enzyme yields the protein MSKQSKRREALIYHAKPKPGKIEVIPTKKYATQRDLSLAYSPGVAEPCLEIEKDKNNVYKYTAKGNLVAVISNGTAVLGLGNIGPEASKPVMEGKGLLFKIFADIDVFDIEVDTENVDEFIQTVKMIAPTFGGINLEDIKAPEAFEIERRLKEELDIPVMHDDQHGTAIISAAALLNALELTEKKIEDVNIVISGAGAAAISCSRLYQACGAKRENMVMLDSKGVIRDDRDNLTEEKAEFATHRKIDTLYEAMKDADVFIGLSMADIVEPETLIAMAKNPVVFAMANPNPEIKYQLAVDTRDDIIMATGRSDHPNQVNNVLGFPFIFRGALDVRATKINEAMKMAAVYALANLAKEPVPEQVNIAYGETRLTFGRDYIIPKPFDPRLIAEVPPAVAKAAMESGVAQEPIEDWEKYKEELLERLGSDNKIVRLIMNRAKLNPKRVVFAEADQLDVLKAAQIVFDEGIATPILLGRRDIILSLMEEIEFEADLEIIDPKSDHETERKNKYAKVYWQQRKRNGVTLYSAEKIMRERNYFAAMMVNEGDADAMISGYSRSYPSVVKPMMELIGLAPGATRVAATNIMMTRRGPLFLSDTAININPSANDLTRIAQMTASIVKMFGMEPVMAMISYSNFGSSKDQTATKVREAVSYLHKRHPDLIVDGELQSDFALNKEMLQDMFPFSKLAGRKVNTLIFPNLESANITYKLLKELNKSDSIGPIMMGMRKPVHILQLDASVDEIVNMAAIAVIDAQQKEKKEANKRSGLAS from the coding sequence ATGAGCAAGCAAAGTAAGCGAAGAGAGGCCTTAATATATCACGCTAAACCAAAACCAGGAAAGATTGAAGTCATTCCAACAAAAAAATATGCGACCCAAAGAGATTTATCTTTGGCATATTCACCAGGTGTTGCAGAGCCTTGTTTAGAGATTGAAAAAGACAAAAATAATGTCTATAAGTATACAGCTAAAGGTAATTTAGTGGCTGTGATTTCAAACGGAACAGCAGTTTTAGGTCTTGGTAATATTGGACCTGAAGCCTCTAAACCTGTCATGGAAGGGAAAGGCTTACTCTTTAAAATCTTTGCGGATATTGATGTGTTCGACATTGAGGTAGATACTGAAAATGTAGATGAGTTTATTCAAACAGTCAAAATGATTGCGCCTACGTTTGGAGGTATTAATTTAGAAGATATAAAAGCACCCGAAGCTTTTGAAATTGAACGTCGCCTCAAAGAAGAATTAGATATTCCAGTAATGCATGATGATCAACATGGTACCGCAATCATATCGGCTGCGGCGCTGTTAAATGCTCTGGAACTTACTGAAAAGAAAATAGAAGATGTTAATATCGTGATTAGTGGTGCAGGAGCTGCAGCGATATCTTGTTCAAGATTGTACCAAGCTTGTGGCGCAAAGCGAGAGAATATGGTGATGCTAGATAGTAAGGGAGTTATTAGAGATGATCGAGACAATTTAACAGAGGAAAAGGCAGAATTTGCAACACATAGAAAAATTGACACATTATACGAAGCCATGAAAGATGCCGATGTGTTTATTGGTTTATCTATGGCAGATATTGTAGAGCCTGAGACGCTCATAGCAATGGCTAAAAACCCCGTGGTATTTGCCATGGCGAATCCTAATCCTGAAATTAAATATCAGTTAGCGGTTGATACGCGTGACGATATTATCATGGCAACAGGTCGAAGTGACCATCCTAATCAAGTCAATAACGTTCTTGGATTTCCATTTATATTTAGAGGCGCTTTAGATGTAAGAGCGACAAAAATCAATGAAGCGATGAAAATGGCGGCGGTTTATGCTTTAGCAAATTTAGCTAAAGAACCTGTGCCTGAGCAAGTCAATATTGCCTATGGAGAAACCCGATTAACTTTTGGACGTGATTATATCATTCCAAAACCATTCGATCCAAGACTTATTGCTGAAGTGCCACCTGCAGTAGCTAAAGCCGCTATGGAAAGTGGTGTCGCTCAAGAACCAATTGAAGATTGGGAGAAATACAAAGAAGAATTGTTGGAGCGATTAGGGTCAGACAATAAAATTGTTAGACTTATAATGAATAGGGCTAAGTTAAATCCGAAACGCGTTGTTTTTGCTGAGGCAGATCAATTAGATGTTTTAAAAGCAGCTCAGATTGTTTTTGATGAAGGCATTGCTACACCTATTTTACTTGGTCGTCGCGATATCATTCTGTCTTTAATGGAAGAGATTGAATTTGAAGCCGATTTAGAGATTATAGATCCTAAGAGCGATCATGAAACCGAACGTAAAAACAAATATGCGAAAGTATATTGGCAACAGCGAAAGCGCAATGGAGTTACTTTGTATTCTGCTGAGAAAATCATGCGTGAGCGTAATTATTTTGCCGCAATGATGGTGAACGAAGGTGATGCAGATGCAATGATTTCTGGGTATTCTAGAAGCTACCCATCGGTAGTTAAGCCAATGATGGAACTAATTGGTTTGGCTCCAGGAGCGACAAGAGTAGCAGCAACAAATATTATGATGACGCGACGCGGACCATTATTCTTGAGTGATACTGCGATAAACATTAATCCTTCTGCAAACGATTTAACAAGAATTGCCCAAATGACAGCAAGTATTGTAAAAATGTTTGGTATGGAACCTGTTATGGCCATGATTTCGTATTCAAATTTTGGTTCCTCTAAAGATCAAACAGCGACTAAAGTAAGGGAAGCAGTAAGTTACCTGCATAAAAGACATCCAGATCTTATTGTTGATGGTGAATTGCAATCTGATTTTGCACTAAACAAGGAAATGCTGCAGGATATGTTTCCATTTTCAAAATTAGCAGGACGAAAAGTAAACACCTTAATATTTCCGAATTTAGAATCTGCTAATATCACATATAAGCTACTTAAAGAACTTAATAAGAGCGACTCTATTGGGCCGATAATGATGGGGATGAGAAAACCTGTACATATCCTTCAGTTAGACGCTAGTGTTGATGAAATCGTAAATATGGCTGCCATAGCTGTTATAGACGCACAACAAAAGGAAAAAAAGGAAGCAAATAAACGTAGCGGTTTAGCATCGTAA
- the ruvA gene encoding Holliday junction branch migration protein RuvA: MITHIQGRLVEKNATDVVIDCNGVGYLLNISLHTYSQIPDGEALKLYSHLIVREDSHTLYGFSSMAEREIFRLLISVSGIGANTARTMLSSLSPQQVKEGIAHGDVPLIQSIKGIGAKTAARVILDLKDKVLKVYDIDEVSVNKNNTNKDEALSALEVLGFAKKQSERIVDKIVSQQPDATVETIIKEALKNL; the protein is encoded by the coding sequence ATGATTACGCATATTCAAGGAAGATTAGTAGAAAAGAATGCGACAGATGTTGTTATAGATTGTAATGGTGTAGGCTACCTTTTGAATATCTCGTTACACACGTATTCACAAATACCAGATGGTGAAGCGCTGAAATTATATTCGCACTTAATTGTTAGAGAGGATTCGCATACCTTGTACGGGTTTTCATCCATGGCAGAGCGTGAAATATTTCGACTTTTAATTTCGGTCAGTGGTATTGGAGCAAATACAGCACGAACAATGTTGTCTTCATTGTCCCCTCAGCAGGTAAAAGAAGGAATTGCCCATGGAGATGTGCCTTTGATTCAATCAATAAAGGGGATTGGAGCAAAAACTGCAGCTCGTGTTATTTTAGATTTAAAAGACAAAGTTCTTAAAGTATATGATATTGACGAAGTTTCTGTTAATAAAAACAATACAAACAAAGATGAAGCGTTATCTGCTTTAGAAGTTTTAGGATTTGCCAAAAAGCAGTCTGAACGTATTGTGGATAAAATTGTGTCTCAACAACCGGACGCGACAGTAGAAACAATTATCAAAGAAGCTTTAAAAAATTTATAA
- a CDS encoding cytochrome-c peroxidase — MNQSKLLSILSVVLLAFVTSCSSDDNYVQIPAESFLEQRLVDLYGAKEALVLPYSNEFNLIPSDVNNPITEAKVTLGKFLFHETGLAKNPNMEESMNTYSCASCHHASAGFQSGIKQGIGEGGEGFGIFGESRHKNAMYLDEDLDIQPIRSPTILNAAYQEVMLWNGQFGASGINQGTEANWTTGTPKETNNLGFEGVETQAIAGLNVHRLLIDEDFIFSTTYKDMFDAAFPNVAPAERYTRVNAGLAIAAYERTVLPNQAPFQQWLRGDESALNEDETKGAILFYGKANCYACHSGPGLNGMDFYALGMKDLEGPDVINGVDDATKRGRGGFTGNSEDDYKFKTPQLYNLKDVSFFGHGGSLTTVKDVVDYKNEGIQENMNVPSAALSPLFTPLNLTEEEVDYIVLFLENALYDNNLQRYEPLDLPSGNCFPNADEQSSIDMGCD, encoded by the coding sequence ATGAACCAGTCAAAATTATTATCAATATTATCAGTAGTGCTATTAGCATTTGTTACGTCCTGTTCTTCAGATGACAATTATGTGCAGATACCCGCAGAAAGCTTTCTAGAGCAGCGATTAGTTGATCTTTATGGAGCTAAGGAAGCACTTGTTTTACCCTATTCTAACGAATTTAATTTGATTCCAAGTGATGTTAATAATCCTATTACAGAGGCAAAAGTTACTTTAGGAAAATTTCTATTTCATGAAACTGGACTTGCCAAAAACCCGAATATGGAAGAAAGTATGAATACCTATTCTTGTGCCAGTTGTCATCATGCTTCAGCTGGATTTCAAAGTGGGATTAAACAAGGTATAGGAGAAGGGGGTGAAGGATTTGGTATTTTTGGAGAAAGTCGTCATAAAAATGCAATGTATCTGGATGAAGATCTAGACATACAACCTATTAGAAGCCCAACCATACTCAATGCAGCATACCAAGAAGTGATGTTGTGGAATGGTCAGTTTGGAGCATCTGGGATAAATCAAGGTACCGAAGCAAATTGGACCACGGGAACTCCGAAAGAAACTAATAATTTAGGATTTGAAGGTGTAGAGACACAAGCGATTGCAGGATTGAATGTGCATCGTTTACTTATAGATGAAGATTTCATTTTCAGTACAACATATAAAGATATGTTTGATGCTGCGTTTCCCAATGTAGCGCCTGCCGAACGTTATACAAGAGTTAATGCTGGTTTAGCTATAGCGGCTTACGAAAGAACAGTATTACCTAATCAAGCACCATTTCAGCAATGGTTGAGAGGTGATGAATCTGCTTTAAATGAAGATGAAACTAAAGGAGCTATATTATTCTATGGGAAAGCCAACTGTTATGCTTGTCATTCAGGACCTGGATTAAATGGTATGGATTTCTATGCTTTAGGAATGAAAGACCTTGAAGGGCCAGACGTCATTAATGGCGTTGATGATGCCACAAAAAGAGGTCGAGGTGGTTTTACTGGAAATTCTGAAGATGATTACAAGTTTAAGACACCTCAGTTATATAATCTAAAAGATGTGTCGTTTTTTGGACATGGCGGAAGTCTTACGACTGTAAAAGATGTTGTGGATTATAAAAACGAGGGTATTCAAGAAAATATGAATGTGCCTTCTGCGGCATTATCACCGCTTTTTACACCATTAAATTTAACTGAGGAAGAAGTAGATTATATTGTACTATTTTTAGAAAATGCCTTGTATGATAATAATCTGCAACGTTATGAACCATTAGACTTACCCTCTGGAAATTGTTTTCCTAATGCAGATGAACAATCTTCTATAGATATGGGATGTGATTAA